Proteins encoded in a region of the bacterium genome:
- a CDS encoding tetratricopeptide repeat protein encodes MDLPKTYFDIAPQKKSPFSFEGVSTTALMVLVFLLPLFFASTPLFSFQFSKSFLVSVGVIVSLAFFLLSVLKNGTTMFPYHPVIAALLGVLFTTFLSSLFSGAPFASLVGYGFEMGTFSFVTLLALLLILSVVIFRSKEKIFYTYLVFFASFFAVALFNLLRFIFGPDLLSFGVFTSIFSNTVGKWNELGVFFGIIVILSLVSLEMVRLTRVYHILLWVSLGLSLVFLTVINFSTIWVLLAAFALIFFVYILTATWSTSVAEGARQARVSWISLGLLIFSLVFVLGGRVIGDSITRALGLSTFEVRPSWSTTIDVAWQTFKQNPVFGSGPNRFATQWNLYKPESVNATNFWNTSFSYGVGVIPTSLVTGGVIGTAAWLAFIGLLLYTGFKALFSKEGDPFSKYLVTSSFLVSLYLWAIAIFYVPGITIFALTFFFSGLFLAALAEQNMFPIKTISFLDNPRISFLSILLIVFLLLGTVSYGYLVLRSGFASYYFQQGSVAFAQGNLDAAETALNRVLSIEGNDAYYRAMSEINLSRLQQIAARTDVPAESLRTDFQQTLGVAIENATRARDKDRTNPQNWVALGHVYQVLVSLGVEGAYESTQMAYTEAVKRSPHDPSLQLEFARLELAKGDNKKAKEFIAKALQQKQNYTEAVFLLSQIEVSEGNVNGAIDSVEKATLLAPNDPALYFQLGLLKYNKRDYKGAIGAFERAVTVNSQYANARYFLGLSYYQDRRINDAIAQFEVVRATNPNNEEVKLILSNLKAGKEPFANATPPVDNEPEKRDTLPVDEETVKAEE; translated from the coding sequence ATGGACTTACCAAAAACATATTTCGATATTGCGCCCCAGAAGAAATCCCCTTTTTCTTTTGAGGGAGTGTCTACAACCGCATTGATGGTTCTCGTGTTTCTTTTGCCTCTTTTTTTCGCTTCAACACCGCTTTTCTCCTTCCAGTTCTCAAAAAGCTTCCTTGTTTCGGTGGGAGTAATAGTTTCTCTTGCCTTTTTTCTTCTTTCGGTTCTTAAGAATGGCACAACCATGTTCCCGTATCATCCGGTCATCGCCGCATTACTTGGGGTTTTATTTACAACATTTCTCTCCTCTCTATTCAGTGGTGCTCCGTTTGCCTCTCTTGTCGGATACGGTTTTGAAATGGGCACTTTCTCGTTTGTAACTCTGCTCGCCCTCCTTCTCATCCTTTCTGTTGTCATTTTCCGTTCCAAAGAAAAGATTTTCTACACGTACCTTGTCTTTTTTGCCTCCTTTTTTGCGGTAGCCCTCTTCAATCTTTTGCGATTTATTTTCGGTCCAGACCTTCTTTCCTTCGGTGTTTTCACAAGTATCTTCTCCAATACGGTGGGAAAATGGAATGAGCTTGGAGTTTTCTTCGGTATTATCGTCATTCTTTCTCTCGTCTCGCTTGAAATGGTCCGTCTGACCCGTGTGTATCATATTTTACTATGGGTTTCTCTCGGGCTCTCCCTTGTCTTTCTTACGGTAATCAATTTCTCAACCATCTGGGTTCTTCTGGCCGCTTTTGCTCTCATATTTTTTGTCTACATTCTTACTGCCACATGGAGCACTTCGGTTGCCGAAGGCGCCCGCCAGGCTCGAGTTTCATGGATTTCTCTCGGGCTTCTCATTTTTTCTCTTGTCTTTGTTCTTGGCGGACGTGTCATCGGGGATTCTATTACCCGGGCACTTGGTCTATCCACGTTTGAAGTGCGACCTTCCTGGTCAACAACAATTGACGTGGCATGGCAGACATTCAAACAAAATCCCGTTTTTGGTTCAGGGCCGAACCGTTTTGCAACGCAGTGGAATTTGTATAAACCCGAAAGTGTTAATGCGACAAATTTCTGGAACACGAGTTTTAGCTACGGAGTCGGTGTGATTCCCACAAGTCTCGTAACAGGCGGTGTCATCGGTACGGCCGCTTGGCTTGCCTTTATAGGACTGCTTCTGTATACCGGTTTTAAAGCATTGTTTTCCAAAGAGGGGGACCCGTTCTCGAAGTATCTTGTCACGTCATCTTTCTTAGTCTCTTTGTATCTTTGGGCTATTGCAATCTTTTATGTCCCCGGCATTACTATTTTTGCCCTTACGTTCTTTTTCAGCGGTCTATTCCTTGCCGCTCTTGCTGAACAGAATATGTTTCCGATAAAAACCATTTCCTTCCTTGATAACCCGCGCATCAGCTTCCTCTCGATACTCCTTATAGTCTTTCTTCTTTTAGGTACGGTGTCATACGGTTATCTCGTACTTCGTAGCGGATTTGCGTCATACTACTTCCAACAAGGCTCTGTCGCATTTGCCCAAGGCAATCTGGACGCCGCAGAAACCGCTCTCAATAGGGTATTGTCCATTGAAGGAAATGACGCGTATTACCGTGCCATGTCGGAAATCAATCTTTCCCGTCTGCAACAAATCGCCGCACGAACCGACGTGCCCGCGGAATCGCTTCGAACCGATTTTCAGCAAACCCTAGGTGTCGCCATTGAAAATGCGACCAGGGCACGCGATAAAGACAGAACAAATCCCCAAAACTGGGTAGCTCTCGGACATGTCTACCAAGTGCTTGTTTCTCTGGGAGTGGAAGGGGCGTATGAAAGCACCCAAATGGCTTACACGGAAGCGGTAAAGCGAAGTCCTCACGACCCTTCATTGCAACTTGAATTTGCCCGACTCGAGCTCGCCAAGGGAGACAACAAAAAAGCGAAGGAATTTATCGCAAAAGCGTTACAGCAAAAGCAAAACTATACGGAAGCCGTCTTCCTTCTTTCTCAAATTGAAGTCTCCGAAGGAAACGTTAATGGTGCCATTGACTCTGTTGAAAAGGCGACACTTCTTGCACCGAATGACCCGGCCCTTTATTTCCAGCTTGGGCTTCTCAAATATAATAAACGCGACTATAAGGGAGCCATTGGTGCCTTTGAGCGTGCAGTGACAGTCAATTCACAGTATGCAAATGCCCGCTACTTCTTGGGCCTCAGTTACTATCAGGACAGAAGAATAAACGATGCCATCGCCCAGTTTGAGGTAGTGCGCGCAACGAACCCGAATAACGAAGAAGTCAAACTTATTTTAAGCAATTTAAAGGCGGGGAAAGAACCGTTCGCAAACGCAACCCCACCGGTTGACAATGAGCCCGAAAAACGTGACACACTACCTGTCGATGAGGAAACAGTAAAAGCGGAAGAATAA
- a CDS encoding septum formation initiator family protein — protein MPSLEQKRKRQKRIRPLSFFVSLGLIIVAIASFNGLFDIYRKYLESSKSLVQTERELETLKNREMELKENLDRLSTQRGVEEEIREKFSVAKDGEMMALIVESKTRPKSEDVSGENWILRWIKEIQDSFTP, from the coding sequence ATGCCCTCTTTGGAACAAAAAAGAAAACGCCAAAAACGAATTCGCCCCTTGTCTTTTTTTGTTTCCCTTGGCCTTATTATTGTCGCAATAGCCTCGTTTAACGGTCTTTTTGACATATATCGCAAATACCTTGAAAGCAGCAAAAGTCTTGTTCAAACCGAACGGGAATTGGAGACTCTCAAAAACAGGGAAATGGAGCTCAAAGAAAATCTAGACCGCCTCTCAACCCAAAGAGGAGTTGAGGAGGAAATCAGGGAAAAGTTTAGCGTGGCAAAAGACGGCGAAATGATGGCGCTTATTGTTGAATCGAAGACCAGACCCAAAAGCGAAGATGTCAGTGGGGAAAATTGGATATTGCGCTGGATAAAGGAAATCCAGGATAGTTTTACCCCTTGA
- a CDS encoding lipid II flippase MurJ, whose product MVKKIFYFLQKEVGGLHQAAYLLAVFAFLSLLLALVRDRLLAHFFGAGQALDIYYAAFRIPDFIFVTVGSLVSLSILVPLLVERGGRDVREEKSLIDNLFTFFFLLIFLVSAIAFFLVPVLVPILFPGFDLSLIPQLVFLTRLLLLSPILLGFSNLFGSIAQAHRRFFVYAIAPTLYNLGIILGTLIFSSLYGIAGVGFGVILGSFLHMAIQIPVIARYGLLPVFSFNFSSVKHILLLSLPRTFTLSISHLSTLLLLALASLQTTGSISVFSLSFNLQSVPLSVIGVSYSLAAFPTLARFFSEGKQKEFLDEVLTSARHIIFWSVPVAVLFIVLRAQIVRVIFGSGEFDWSDTRLTAAALALFAISCFFQSLTLLFVRGYYSAGQTLKPLLLNLFGGVSTVFFAYFLTKLFSTLPVFRFFVESLLRVEGIPGTEVLMLPLAYSFGALLTGLLLWVFFELDFGKFSKDLVVTLFHSFSASVIMGFYTYLLLNFLSRFLNLDTFVGIFFQGLLAGITGIVIGIFVLQLLQNRELKEVTVALREKIWKVRAVSPDTDLVQGL is encoded by the coding sequence ATGGTAAAGAAGATTTTCTATTTTCTTCAGAAAGAAGTAGGCGGCCTGCATCAGGCCGCCTATCTTCTTGCTGTCTTCGCTTTTCTTTCCCTTCTCCTCGCCCTCGTCCGTGACCGCCTACTCGCCCATTTTTTTGGTGCTGGACAAGCCCTTGATATTTATTATGCGGCATTTCGAATCCCCGACTTCATTTTTGTGACGGTGGGCTCTCTCGTGTCCCTCTCCATTCTCGTTCCGCTTTTGGTTGAAAGAGGCGGGAGGGATGTGCGCGAAGAAAAGTCTCTCATTGACAACCTTTTTACTTTTTTCTTCCTTCTTATATTTTTGGTAAGTGCCATTGCTTTTTTTCTAGTGCCTGTTCTTGTTCCGATTCTTTTTCCCGGGTTTGATCTCAGCCTTATTCCTCAACTGGTCTTTTTAACCAGATTACTTTTACTTTCTCCGATATTACTTGGATTTTCAAACTTGTTTGGAAGCATCGCCCAGGCCCATCGTCGTTTTTTCGTCTATGCCATTGCTCCGACTCTCTACAATCTTGGTATTATTCTCGGTACGCTTATTTTTTCTTCCTTATACGGTATTGCGGGCGTTGGTTTCGGAGTGATTTTAGGCTCATTCTTGCATATGGCCATTCAAATCCCCGTTATTGCCCGTTACGGTCTTTTACCCGTTTTTTCCTTTAATTTCTCTTCCGTTAAACACATTCTTCTTCTTTCATTGCCTCGCACGTTTACGCTCTCGATAAGCCACCTCTCGACACTTCTGCTCCTTGCACTTGCGTCACTTCAGACCACGGGCTCGATCTCGGTCTTCAGTCTCTCTTTCAATCTTCAATCGGTGCCGCTTTCGGTTATAGGAGTGAGTTATTCTTTGGCGGCATTTCCCACCCTCGCGCGTTTTTTCTCGGAGGGAAAACAGAAAGAGTTTCTCGACGAAGTGCTTACTTCCGCCCGCCACATTATTTTCTGGTCCGTGCCCGTTGCCGTTTTATTTATCGTACTTCGTGCGCAAATTGTTCGTGTTATTTTCGGTTCGGGAGAATTTGACTGGTCCGATACCCGTCTTACCGCCGCCGCGCTCGCTCTTTTCGCGATTTCCTGTTTCTTTCAAAGCCTCACGCTCCTTTTTGTACGTGGGTATTATTCTGCCGGTCAAACACTCAAACCCCTTCTTCTCAATCTTTTTGGAGGAGTTTCAACGGTTTTTTTCGCGTATTTTCTCACTAAACTGTTTTCAACTCTTCCTGTTTTTCGTTTTTTTGTCGAGTCGTTGCTTCGTGTGGAAGGGATTCCCGGCACCGAAGTACTGATGTTGCCTCTCGCGTACTCTTTCGGCGCGCTCCTCACGGGCCTTCTTTTGTGGGTATTTTTTGAGCTCGATTTCGGTAAATTTTCCAAAGACCTTGTGGTTACCCTTTTTCACTCATTTTCCGCATCGGTCATTATGGGTTTCTATACGTATCTCTTGCTTAACTTTTTAAGTAGGTTCCTCAATCTGGATACGTTTGTCGGAATATTTTTTCAGGGATTACTTGCAGGAATTACTGGTATTGTAATAGGGATTTTCGTGCTTCAGCTTCTGCAGAACAGAGAGCTCAAGGAGGTTACTGTCGCGTTACGCGAGAAAATATGGAAAGTGCGGGCGGTCAGTCCGGACACCGACCTCGTGCAAGGTTTGTAG
- a CDS encoding glutaredoxin family protein, whose amino-acid sequence MKNVTIYSTPTCVYCKMAKEFFKENNVTYTEYDVAADLQKRQEMVEKTGQLGVPVIQVENTVMVGFSKEKLSQALGL is encoded by the coding sequence ATGAAGAACGTAACTATTTATTCAACTCCCACGTGCGTATATTGCAAAATGGCGAAAGAATTCTTTAAAGAAAACAATGTCACTTACACGGAATATGACGTGGCAGCCGACCTGCAAAAACGGCAGGAAATGGTTGAGAAAACCGGGCAGCTAGGGGTGCCTGTGATACAAGTTGAAAATACCGTAATGGTTGGCTTCAGCAAAGAAAAACTCAGCCAAGCACTTGGTCTCTAA
- a CDS encoding LamG domain-containing protein, translating into MIRSVTKIFILLALLSLQTCVVYAAGIIRPPNNLGLVGYWSFDEGTGTRANDYSGNGNNAVFTGTWGAWTTGKVNNAFDFQQVNNSCSGSSCVSAGSGTSLDNIRQITVMAWIAPDDLGDSSAGNIVNKYGCGADGWRLALDTTSRFAFSYQWTGGVGRWRTTSDVLSFGATFQHVAVTYNSGSSSNNPSLYYNGASVAVSETNTPASSPDNDSANNLHIGISCGTNEFDGRIDEIRVYNRILSAAEIKAIYEARIAKINASKNYFLTNGLLAMWSFDGGGITANQVLDVSVNGNHGGFINGATSTAKTVGKTGQALSFDGADDYIKTSFGPSLTDMTISTWVYLDDSPTGEENIIGAYDNDANGSLMQITLGLGTTVTTPQMYVGDAVGTADYDTVTSSASLATRRWYHIVAVHDADGQNIIYVDGEDTAHPAATTKSDGGMNFSGQPFTIGARNLGSGGGPNTFFDGKIDEVRVYNRALSASEVKSLYQLGVAVNSSQTQLQQGNLKGFWTFNGADITTNQVLDMSGNGNHGGFFGGATSSAKTIGKVGQALQFDGINDYVINSVFSGGTNGGVTISLWAKPAGTTVNQYLIDYGQALGTDSRSIILGFQDGYWNIFKNAYPTGVAADTQIAASGPGIWDNVVYTSNGTTLQGYRNGQLVINVSANLNRTAAPAKTSIGRPIDVDSDYYKGAIDEVRIYNKALTASEVLQLYNMGR; encoded by the coding sequence ATGATTAGATCTGTTACAAAAATTTTCATACTTCTCGCACTTCTTAGCCTTCAGACGTGCGTTGTATACGCTGCGGGAATTATTAGACCACCAAACAACCTTGGCCTTGTCGGCTACTGGTCATTCGACGAGGGAACAGGAACAAGAGCGAATGACTATTCCGGCAACGGAAACAATGCTGTATTTACGGGAACATGGGGTGCTTGGACCACCGGGAAAGTAAACAATGCTTTTGATTTTCAGCAGGTAAACAACAGCTGTTCCGGTAGTTCCTGTGTCAGCGCCGGTAGTGGAACTTCCCTTGATAACATTCGGCAAATAACCGTTATGGCATGGATTGCCCCCGATGATTTGGGGGATAGCAGTGCGGGGAACATTGTTAACAAATATGGATGTGGTGCTGATGGGTGGAGGCTTGCCCTTGATACGACAAGTCGTTTTGCTTTTTCTTACCAGTGGACAGGTGGTGTTGGTCGGTGGAGAACTACCAGTGACGTGCTCTCGTTCGGCGCGACATTCCAACATGTGGCTGTGACCTATAATAGCGGTTCGTCGAGCAACAACCCTTCTCTTTATTACAACGGGGCATCGGTAGCGGTTTCGGAAACCAACACGCCTGCCAGTTCTCCCGATAACGATTCAGCGAATAACCTGCATATTGGAATTAGCTGTGGGACAAATGAGTTCGACGGGCGTATTGATGAAATCCGCGTTTATAACCGTATTCTTTCCGCCGCAGAAATTAAAGCGATTTATGAAGCCCGCATTGCAAAAATCAACGCTTCAAAAAATTATTTTCTAACCAACGGTCTCCTTGCAATGTGGTCGTTTGATGGGGGAGGCATTACCGCGAATCAAGTTCTCGACGTGTCAGTCAACGGTAACCACGGGGGATTCATCAATGGGGCAACATCAACGGCAAAAACTGTCGGGAAAACCGGCCAAGCATTAAGCTTTGACGGAGCGGATGATTATATTAAGACAAGTTTTGGTCCGTCCCTTACCGATATGACCATTTCTACTTGGGTGTATCTGGACGACTCACCGACCGGCGAGGAAAATATCATAGGAGCATATGACAATGATGCCAACGGTTCATTGATGCAAATTACTCTCGGTCTTGGCACAACCGTTACCACTCCCCAAATGTATGTGGGTGACGCGGTGGGCACTGCCGATTATGACACGGTTACATCCTCTGCGTCTTTGGCTACCCGCCGCTGGTATCACATTGTCGCCGTGCACGACGCCGACGGGCAGAACATTATTTATGTTGACGGGGAAGACACTGCACACCCCGCCGCTACGACAAAAAGTGATGGCGGTATGAATTTTTCCGGGCAACCGTTTACTATCGGTGCAAGAAACCTCGGTTCGGGAGGTGGCCCGAATACTTTTTTTGACGGCAAGATTGACGAAGTCCGAGTATACAACCGCGCACTTTCAGCAAGCGAAGTCAAATCTTTATATCAGTTGGGAGTGGCGGTCAACTCCTCACAGACGCAACTCCAGCAGGGCAATCTTAAAGGTTTCTGGACGTTTAACGGGGCGGACATAACCACAAACCAAGTGCTTGATATGTCGGGGAACGGAAACCACGGGGGATTTTTTGGAGGTGCGACATCGTCGGCAAAAACTATCGGGAAGGTCGGTCAGGCATTGCAGTTTGATGGGATAAATGACTATGTCATCAATTCGGTCTTTTCCGGGGGCACAAATGGAGGTGTTACAATCTCATTATGGGCCAAACCTGCGGGTACTACGGTGAATCAGTATCTTATAGATTATGGTCAAGCATTGGGTACTGATAGTCGATCAATAATTCTAGGATTTCAGGACGGCTACTGGAATATTTTTAAGAACGCCTATCCTACTGGTGTAGCCGCCGATACACAGATTGCCGCAAGTGGACCAGGAATATGGGACAATGTGGTATATACATCGAATGGAACCACACTGCAAGGTTATCGCAACGGTCAATTGGTTATAAATGTATCGGCAAACCTTAATCGTACAGCTGCTCCGGCTAAAACAAGCATCGGTCGTCCAATTGATGTTGACTCTGATTATTATAAGGGTGCCATCGACGAAGTTCGGATATATAACAAAGCACTCACTGCTTCCGAGGTATTGCAATTGTATAATATGGGACGGTAA
- the lepA gene encoding translation elongation factor 4 has translation MKLIHIRNFSIIAHIDHGKSTLADRLLEITGTIEKRKMREQVLDNMELERERGITIKMQPVRMNYSFEGNKYTLNLIDTPGHIDFSYEVSRALRAVEGCLLLVDSTQGVQAQTLTTLNMARELGLTIIPVLSKIDSPLSRRAAVKEEIVTLLQCTESDIVETSGKTGEGVETLVQTIIARVPPPKKEIETEVFRSLVFDFSYSNHKGIIVYMRVMNGEVKKGDVLIFKGAKRKFTALEVGFFSPEETPVDALVSGEIGYIVTGIKESGFASVGDTVSDISDSHAPLSGYMNPNPVVWASVYPESQDDFALLKQSLGKLRLSDASFSYEEESSGALGRGFRCGFLGMLHLEIITERLHREFNLNLVVTTPSITYHVLLRNGKEVTIYSPAFFPEHGEIVKINEPWVEVKIFTPSEYLGAIIQILYGYEAEVGETESFGDKRVSLTIHMPLRELMRNFFDQIKTVSSGFASMSYIIGEMREADVVRLDMLVADEIVPAFTRVVARRTVEEEGKKAVERLSEILPRQMFVTKIQAQAMGRIVSSHTLSAMKKDVTAKLSGGDISRKKKLWEKQKKGKKAMLERRAKINIPHEVFLKMMRAD, from the coding sequence ATGAAGTTAATACACATTCGCAACTTCAGCATTATCGCTCACATAGACCACGGCAAGTCCACCCTTGCCGACAGACTGCTTGAAATTACCGGTACGATAGAAAAGCGAAAGATGCGGGAGCAGGTGCTCGATAACATGGAACTTGAACGGGAACGGGGGATTACCATCAAAATGCAACCCGTTCGGATGAATTACTCGTTTGAGGGGAATAAATACACACTTAATCTGATTGACACGCCGGGGCATATTGATTTTTCTTATGAAGTGTCCCGCGCGTTGCGCGCTGTCGAGGGGTGCCTATTACTCGTCGATTCAACCCAAGGCGTTCAGGCGCAAACCCTGACAACCCTTAATATGGCGCGCGAGCTTGGCCTCACTATTATCCCCGTCTTAAGTAAAATAGATTCTCCGCTTTCGCGCCGTGCGGCGGTAAAAGAGGAAATCGTAACGCTTCTTCAATGTACCGAGAGTGATATCGTGGAAACGTCGGGTAAGACGGGCGAAGGCGTTGAAACGCTCGTCCAAACAATTATCGCCCGCGTACCGCCTCCAAAAAAAGAAATCGAAACGGAAGTTTTCCGCTCGTTGGTGTTTGATTTTTCTTATTCCAATCATAAGGGAATCATTGTCTACATGCGTGTGATGAACGGGGAAGTCAAAAAGGGCGATGTCCTTATATTTAAAGGAGCAAAACGAAAATTTACCGCCCTTGAAGTGGGCTTCTTTTCCCCGGAAGAAACTCCGGTTGACGCTCTCGTGTCCGGGGAAATCGGCTACATCGTGACAGGAATCAAAGAATCGGGCTTTGCTTCCGTTGGCGATACGGTGTCGGATATTTCCGATTCCCACGCGCCGCTTTCGGGCTATATGAACCCGAATCCGGTTGTGTGGGCCTCCGTATATCCCGAAAGTCAGGACGATTTCGCGCTGCTTAAGCAGTCCCTCGGAAAATTACGTCTTTCCGACGCCTCCTTTTCCTATGAAGAAGAATCTTCCGGAGCGCTCGGCAGGGGTTTCCGCTGTGGTTTCCTTGGGATGCTTCACCTTGAAATTATTACGGAGCGCCTTCACCGCGAGTTTAACTTGAATCTCGTCGTGACAACCCCGAGCATTACATATCATGTGCTCTTAAGAAACGGCAAAGAAGTCACTATTTATTCGCCGGCATTTTTCCCTGAGCATGGTGAGATTGTCAAAATCAACGAACCGTGGGTGGAAGTTAAAATTTTTACCCCAAGCGAGTATCTTGGTGCCATTATACAAATTCTTTATGGCTATGAAGCCGAGGTGGGGGAAACGGAATCTTTTGGAGATAAACGTGTTTCTCTTACCATTCATATGCCTCTTCGGGAACTGATGCGGAATTTTTTTGACCAGATAAAAACCGTTTCTTCTGGTTTTGCTTCCATGTCTTATATTATTGGTGAAATGCGGGAAGCGGATGTCGTACGGCTCGACATGCTCGTTGCCGACGAAATAGTTCCCGCATTTACCCGTGTCGTTGCCAGACGAACTGTCGAGGAAGAGGGGAAAAAGGCGGTGGAAAGACTTTCAGAAATTCTTCCTCGTCAGATGTTTGTCACAAAAATTCAAGCCCAGGCAATGGGGAGAATTGTTTCTTCCCATACGCTTTCCGCTATGAAAAAAGACGTCACTGCAAAACTCTCGGGAGGCGACATCAGCCGCAAGAAGAAATTGTGGGAAAAACAAAAGAAAGGGAAAAAAGCGATGCTTGAACGGCGCGCCAAAATAAACATTCCCCACGAAGTCTTCCTCAAAATGATGAGGGCTGATTAG
- a CDS encoding LamG domain-containing protein has protein sequence MEILTLQRNNVFALLAVSIFCGLLFPYPALAIVKPPTALGLIGYWSFNEGIGTVATDFSGNQRSGTITGATWINGKRGKALDFDGDDFVQVTGLLGSPVNITITGWAKLDSADAAGAELISLGDHIAIRLDDTSGTVGFFYNGTLWLETITSTDYAGTGWHHFAYVFNDSGNSQKFYVDGVEEGSGTEASSISYSGLGSNTFIGKHADGSTDFDFDGSIDEVRVYNRALSASEVQALYNSGAVRIGGVNQNNQVTSGLVGYWSFNGPDITDNVITDTSVSANHAGFVGGATSTAKIGGRVGQALTFDGINDYVNVTGLTANTFFQDTTFAVSAWVKTTSSSGVIISKGATSGGSQSGWVFRMISPGILEALTKAGAPNAVSRKSVGAVNDGNWHFVVAVFTTDTTTLSNNNASIYIDNVLDNDTLTQSNIPTFSSATVQIGRRPDGSYLNGVIDEVRIYNRALTTTEIRQLYQMGKAVKINPGL, from the coding sequence ATGGAAATTTTAACTCTACAAAGGAATAATGTATTTGCCCTTCTTGCGGTAAGTATTTTTTGCGGGTTGCTTTTTCCGTACCCTGCTCTCGCAATCGTAAAACCGCCGACGGCACTCGGCCTTATCGGTTATTGGTCATTTAATGAAGGAATCGGAACGGTTGCCACGGATTTTTCTGGTAATCAACGGAGCGGCACAATTACCGGGGCGACATGGATAAATGGAAAGCGGGGCAAGGCCCTTGATTTTGACGGTGACGACTTCGTTCAAGTAACCGGTCTTTTGGGTAGTCCTGTAAATATCACCATTACCGGGTGGGCCAAGTTAGATAGTGCCGATGCCGCCGGAGCCGAACTTATTTCTCTCGGTGACCATATCGCTATCCGCCTTGATGATACCAGTGGTACCGTCGGTTTTTTTTATAACGGAACATTGTGGCTGGAGACAATAACCAGTACCGATTATGCAGGTACTGGGTGGCATCATTTTGCATATGTCTTTAATGATTCAGGCAATTCCCAAAAATTTTATGTTGATGGAGTTGAAGAAGGGTCGGGGACAGAGGCCTCCTCCATTTCTTACAGCGGTCTTGGCTCAAACACATTCATAGGTAAACATGCCGATGGAAGTACGGATTTCGATTTCGACGGTTCGATTGACGAGGTTCGCGTGTATAACCGAGCTCTCTCTGCTTCCGAAGTACAGGCGCTTTATAACTCCGGCGCGGTGCGAATTGGAGGCGTCAATCAAAACAATCAAGTAACAAGCGGTCTTGTGGGTTACTGGTCGTTTAACGGTCCCGATATTACCGATAACGTCATTACCGACACCTCTGTGTCCGCAAACCACGCTGGGTTTGTCGGCGGCGCGACATCAACCGCAAAAATCGGGGGGCGTGTCGGACAAGCGCTTACATTTGATGGAATTAATGACTATGTAAACGTTACCGGTTTGACCGCAAACACATTTTTTCAAGATACAACATTTGCCGTTTCGGCGTGGGTAAAAACTACAAGCAGTAGCGGAGTTATTATTAGCAAGGGGGCGACAAGCGGGGGAAGCCAAAGCGGTTGGGTGTTCCGTATGATATCACCGGGTATTCTTGAAGCGCTTACAAAAGCGGGGGCTCCAAACGCTGTTTCTCGAAAATCGGTGGGTGCGGTAAACGATGGAAATTGGCACTTTGTTGTCGCTGTTTTTACTACCGATACGACAACGCTAAGCAACAACAACGCGAGCATATATATTGATAACGTTTTGGACAACGATACATTGACGCAATCGAATATTCCCACGTTTTCAAGTGCCACAGTCCAAATTGGCAGACGGCCGGACGGAAGTTACTTGAATGGAGTTATTGACGAAGTCCGTATTTATAATCGGGCCCTGACAACAACCGAAATCAGGCAACTGTATCAAATGGGGAAGGCGGTAAAAATCAATCCGGGATTGTAG